From Streptomyces sp. 6-11-2, one genomic window encodes:
- a CDS encoding DUF397 domain-containing protein → MGNNVVPTKIQWRKSSYSGDQGGSCVECASLGALAWRKSSYSGDQGGNCLEIAETPEATVAVRDSKTPAGPVLTLASAAFTEFVSWAAADAG, encoded by the coding sequence GTGGGGAACAACGTGGTGCCGACGAAGATCCAGTGGCGTAAGTCCAGCTACAGCGGAGACCAGGGCGGTTCCTGCGTCGAGTGTGCGTCCCTCGGCGCCCTGGCCTGGCGCAAGTCGTCGTACAGCGGCGACCAGGGGGGCAACTGCCTTGAGATCGCCGAAACGCCGGAGGCCACCGTGGCCGTACGCGACTCCAAGACCCCCGCCGGCCCGGTGCTCACCCTCGCGTCCGCCGCCTTCACCGAGTTCGTGTCGTGGGCGGCTGCCGACGCCGGTTGA
- a CDS encoding PH domain-containing protein, translated as MVNVHRHLADDEELIHATRQHWTQMVGEFVVLVLVWAVAGALAWVIPSGKDWGTVARYVVLGVAVVISVWFWLRPLLIWRSTVYIVTTKRVSVRTGFLTKTGHSIPLTRVNDVEFRATLWERILREGTLTVQSASEHGMLELKHVSDPEGLQGLIYEAVENEQRNHQWGGQVPPVAG; from the coding sequence ATGGTGAACGTGCACCGTCATCTGGCCGATGACGAGGAACTGATACATGCGACCCGCCAGCACTGGACCCAGATGGTGGGCGAGTTCGTCGTGCTCGTCCTCGTCTGGGCCGTGGCGGGCGCGCTGGCGTGGGTGATCCCGTCCGGCAAGGACTGGGGCACCGTCGCCCGGTACGTGGTGCTGGGCGTGGCGGTGGTCATCTCCGTCTGGTTCTGGCTGCGGCCGCTGCTGATCTGGCGCAGCACCGTCTACATCGTCACGACGAAGCGGGTCTCCGTGCGCACCGGCTTCCTGACGAAGACCGGGCACAGCATCCCGCTGACCCGCGTCAACGACGTCGAGTTCCGCGCCACGCTGTGGGAGCGCATCCTGCGCGAGGGGACGCTGACCGTCCAGTCGGCCTCGGAGCACGGAATGCTCGAACTGAAGCACGTCTCGGACCCGGAGGGGCTCCAGGGCCTGATCTACGAGGCCGTCGAGAACGAGCAGCGCAACCACCAGTGGGGCGGGCAGGTGCCGCCGGTCGCCGGCTGA
- a CDS encoding YoaK family protein translates to MTTDPPPKDPEARGLRLVAVLLGLTVVSGLIDAVSYLGLGHVFTANMTGNVVVLGFAAAGAPGFSVPHTATSLACFLLGATVGGRVALRYGTGSRRTWARVTFAAEAVLVAASAAVAFASPDTEAMVYSVIALTAFAMGLRNATVIKLDVPDLTTTVLTRTLTGLAADSRAGGGTGRRSPRRTASVIAMLAGAVLGAWLVIHQGLGIPLLIAAVLSGVLAVVASGRE, encoded by the coding sequence ATGACGACGGACCCACCACCGAAGGACCCCGAGGCGCGCGGACTGCGCCTGGTGGCGGTGCTCCTGGGGCTGACCGTGGTCAGCGGATTGATCGACGCTGTCAGCTACCTCGGGCTCGGACACGTCTTCACCGCCAACATGACCGGCAACGTGGTCGTGCTCGGCTTCGCCGCCGCCGGGGCACCGGGCTTCTCCGTACCGCACACCGCCACCTCCCTGGCGTGCTTCCTGCTGGGCGCGACGGTGGGCGGCCGGGTCGCCCTGCGCTACGGCACCGGCTCGCGCCGCACCTGGGCCAGGGTGACCTTCGCCGCCGAGGCCGTACTGGTCGCGGCGTCCGCGGCGGTGGCCTTCGCCTCGCCGGACACGGAGGCCATGGTGTACTCCGTCATCGCCCTGACCGCCTTCGCGATGGGACTGCGCAACGCGACGGTCATCAAGCTGGACGTGCCCGACCTGACGACCACCGTCCTGACCAGGACCCTGACGGGTCTCGCCGCCGACTCCAGGGCCGGCGGCGGCACCGGCCGCCGCTCCCCGCGCCGCACGGCCTCCGTGATCGCGATGCTGGCAGGCGCCGTCCTCGGTGCCTGGCTGGTGATCCATCAGGGCCTGGGTATCCCCCTGCTGATCGCGGCGGTGCTGTCGGGCGTCCTGGCCGTGGTGGCGTCCGGACGCGAATGA
- a CDS encoding ECF transporter S component yields MTARPAEEKGSRAGAIPHPRVRAVHLGPRSLAALALVSAVGVAAFGWPFLAPPASSLSAHAQDAPWLFAGLLVLLVAVVTATISESGLGPKAVAMLGVLAATGAALRPIGAGTAGIEPMFFLMVLSGRVLGPGFGFVLGSVTMFASALLTGGVGPWMPFQMLAMGWFTMGAGLLPGPERLRGRAELLLLALYGFLAAFAYGTVMNLAGWPFMGTLASSIAFDPHAGVPANLARFVAYCLATSLGWDLGRAAVTVVLTLVLGHAVLRALRRATRRAAFEAPVTFDVPPP; encoded by the coding sequence ATGACGGCTCGTCCTGCCGAGGAGAAGGGGAGCCGGGCCGGCGCGATACCCCACCCCCGGGTGCGGGCCGTCCACCTCGGCCCCCGGTCCCTCGCCGCGCTCGCCCTGGTCAGCGCGGTCGGCGTGGCCGCGTTCGGCTGGCCGTTCCTCGCCCCGCCCGCCTCGTCGCTCAGCGCGCACGCGCAGGACGCGCCCTGGCTGTTCGCGGGCCTGCTCGTCCTGCTCGTCGCCGTCGTCACCGCGACGATCTCCGAGTCCGGCCTCGGCCCGAAGGCCGTCGCCATGCTCGGTGTGCTGGCCGCGACCGGGGCCGCGCTGCGCCCGATCGGGGCCGGGACGGCCGGCATCGAGCCCATGTTCTTCCTGATGGTGCTGAGCGGGCGGGTGCTCGGGCCGGGCTTCGGGTTCGTCCTCGGCTCGGTGACGATGTTCGCCTCCGCGCTGCTCACCGGCGGGGTGGGGCCATGGATGCCGTTCCAGATGCTGGCCATGGGCTGGTTCACCATGGGCGCGGGTCTGCTGCCGGGCCCCGAGCGGCTGCGCGGCCGCGCGGAACTGCTGCTGCTCGCGCTCTACGGCTTCCTGGCCGCCTTCGCCTACGGCACCGTCATGAACCTCGCGGGCTGGCCCTTCATGGGCACCCTCGCCTCCTCCATCGCCTTCGACCCGCACGCGGGCGTCCCCGCCAACCTGGCCCGGTTCGTGGCGTACTGCCTGGCCACCTCGCTCGGCTGGGACCTGGGTCGAGCCGCCGTCACGGTGGTCCTGACCCTCGTCCTCGGCCACGCCGTGCTGCGGGCGCTGCGCCGGGCCACCCGCCGGGCCGCCTTCGAGGCCCCGGTCACCTTCGACGTGCCGCCGCCGTGA
- a CDS encoding ABC transporter ATP-binding protein: MIRFEDVSVTYDGAVEPTVHGVDFEVPEGELVLLVGPSGVGKSTVLGAVSGLVPHFTGGTLRGRVTVAGRDTRTHKPRELADVVGTVGQDPLSHFVTDTVEDELAYGMESLGLAPDVMRRRVEETLDLLGLADLRDRPIATLSGGQQQRVAIGSVLTPHPKVLVLDEPTSALDPAAAEEVLAVLQRLVHDLGTTVLMAEHRLERVVQYADQVVLLPAPGAAPLLGPPADVMAVSPVYPPVVDLGRLAGWSPLPLTVRDARRRAAGLRQRLDGREPVRSGTAPATALPVPAPRPAPRPASRWRLRRGPAPEPVPAGAPVAEVHSLGVRRAGVQALRNVDLSVAPGETVALMGRNGAGKSTLLGSLVGLVQPSAGRVRVGGAVPHRTTPRELVRRVGLVPQEPRDLLYADTVAAECAAADQDAQAAPGTCRDLVRELLPGVGDDTHPRDLSEGQRLALALAVVLAARPPLLLLDEPTRGLDYGAKTRLVALLRALAAEGHAIVLATHDVELTAELAHRVVLLAEGEVIADGPTAEVVVSSPSFAPQVTKILAPQRWLTAAQVREALA; the protein is encoded by the coding sequence GTGATCCGCTTCGAGGATGTCTCCGTCACCTACGACGGAGCGGTGGAACCCACCGTCCACGGCGTCGACTTCGAGGTGCCCGAGGGTGAACTCGTCCTGCTCGTCGGGCCGTCCGGCGTCGGCAAGTCCACCGTGCTCGGCGCGGTCAGCGGGCTGGTGCCGCACTTCACCGGCGGCACCCTGCGCGGCCGGGTCACCGTGGCCGGCCGGGACACCCGCACCCACAAGCCGCGTGAACTCGCCGACGTCGTCGGCACCGTCGGCCAGGATCCGCTGTCGCACTTCGTCACGGACACCGTGGAGGACGAACTCGCCTACGGCATGGAGTCGCTGGGCCTGGCCCCGGACGTGATGCGGCGGCGCGTGGAGGAGACCCTGGACCTGCTGGGCCTGGCCGACCTGCGCGACCGGCCCATCGCCACCCTGTCCGGCGGCCAGCAGCAGCGGGTCGCGATCGGCTCGGTCCTCACCCCGCACCCGAAGGTCCTCGTCCTGGACGAGCCGACCTCGGCGCTCGACCCGGCCGCCGCCGAGGAGGTCCTCGCCGTCCTCCAGCGGCTCGTGCACGACCTCGGCACGACGGTCCTCATGGCCGAACACCGCCTGGAACGGGTCGTCCAGTACGCCGACCAGGTCGTCCTGCTGCCCGCCCCGGGCGCCGCCCCGCTGCTGGGGCCCCCGGCGGACGTCATGGCCGTCTCCCCGGTGTACCCGCCGGTGGTGGACCTGGGCCGGCTGGCGGGTTGGTCCCCGCTGCCCCTGACCGTACGGGACGCCCGCCGCCGGGCCGCCGGTCTGCGGCAACGGCTGGACGGACGGGAGCCCGTGCGCTCCGGGACGGCACCGGCCACGGCACTCCCGGTCCCCGCGCCCCGTCCGGCGCCCCGTCCGGCATCCCGGTGGCGGCTGCGCCGCGGCCCCGCCCCCGAGCCCGTCCCGGCGGGCGCGCCCGTGGCCGAGGTCCACTCCCTCGGTGTCCGGCGCGCCGGCGTCCAGGCCCTGCGGAACGTCGACCTGTCCGTCGCCCCCGGCGAGACCGTCGCCCTCATGGGCCGCAACGGCGCCGGGAAGTCCACGCTGCTCGGCTCGCTCGTCGGGCTGGTCCAGCCGTCCGCCGGGCGGGTCCGGGTGGGCGGCGCGGTCCCGCACCGCACGACGCCCCGCGAACTGGTGCGCCGGGTCGGGCTCGTCCCGCAGGAGCCGCGCGACCTGCTGTACGCCGACACGGTCGCCGCCGAGTGCGCGGCCGCCGACCAGGACGCGCAGGCCGCACCCGGCACCTGCCGGGACCTGGTCCGCGAGCTGCTGCCCGGCGTCGGCGACGACACCCACCCCCGTGACCTGTCGGAGGGCCAGCGCCTCGCGCTCGCGCTCGCCGTCGTGCTCGCGGCCCGCCCGCCCCTGCTGCTGCTCGACGAGCCGACCCGCGGCCTCGACTACGGCGCCAAGACCCGCCTGGTCGCCCTGCTGCGCGCGCTCGCCGCCGAGGGGCACGCCATCGTGCTCGCCACGCACGACGTCGAACTGACCGCCGAACTCGCCCACCGGGTCGTGCTGCTCGCCGAGGGCGAGGTGATCGCCGACGGTCCGACGGCCGAAGTGGTGGTGTCCTCCCCCTCCTTCGCCCCGCAGGTCACCAAGATCCTGGCCCCGCAGCGGTGGCTCACCGCCGCCCAGGTCCGCGAGGCGCTGGCATGA